From Vreelandella neptunia, the proteins below share one genomic window:
- a CDS encoding permease: MADFFTSWNEAAITSIGFFWMALWAFVLGYIISSLIQVLVTKERMQKVMGKDGPRSVALGTFFGFLSSSCSFAALATTRSIFQKGAGLAPTMAFMLASTNLVIELGMVIAVFLGWQFVVGEYVGGIMLILVTWMLIRITRPRRLEAQARRRVGEPEGEGEQVGKDWKQKISSLQGWKDIGQTYVMEWQMVWKDVLIGFTVAGIISAFVPDVFFQTLFIGSGGENSANPGFLSVLAQTIVGPVAAFFTFIGSMGNIPLAAVLFGQGVTFAGVMAFIFSDLIVLPVLRINATYYGWRMALYLLGLMFVGIVSVSLILHYALVFMGLLPDFASATAPGDREFFKVNYQLFLNIFFLMLTAVMFWFWKLSLQEHHDHGHEDHHDHGGASLTDKVLKVLVVIAAFWLLGGLAVSLL; this comes from the coding sequence ATGGCTGATTTTTTTACATCATGGAATGAAGCGGCCATAACCAGTATCGGTTTTTTTTGGATGGCACTATGGGCTTTTGTACTCGGTTACATCATTAGCAGCCTTATTCAGGTGCTAGTGACCAAAGAGCGTATGCAGAAGGTAATGGGTAAGGATGGCCCAAGAAGCGTTGCATTGGGTACATTTTTTGGCTTTCTTTCAAGTTCCTGCAGTTTTGCCGCGTTAGCGACTACTCGCAGCATTTTTCAGAAAGGGGCAGGGTTGGCGCCAACAATGGCTTTTATGTTGGCTTCCACCAACTTGGTCATTGAGCTGGGTATGGTGATCGCCGTCTTTCTCGGCTGGCAGTTTGTTGTTGGGGAATATGTTGGCGGTATTATGCTGATTCTGGTTACCTGGATGCTTATCAGGATTACGCGTCCACGTCGACTTGAAGCCCAGGCCCGTCGAAGAGTGGGGGAGCCGGAAGGTGAGGGTGAGCAGGTAGGCAAAGATTGGAAACAGAAAATCTCTAGCCTTCAAGGATGGAAAGATATTGGTCAGACTTACGTCATGGAATGGCAGATGGTTTGGAAGGATGTGCTGATTGGTTTTACAGTGGCTGGGATAATCTCGGCCTTCGTTCCAGATGTTTTTTTTCAGACATTGTTCATTGGCTCGGGTGGCGAGAATAGTGCCAATCCTGGTTTTCTATCGGTACTGGCACAAACTATTGTCGGCCCGGTTGCCGCCTTTTTCACCTTTATCGGCTCCATGGGAAATATTCCTTTGGCGGCAGTCCTGTTCGGCCAGGGCGTCACTTTCGCCGGGGTGATGGCATTTATCTTTTCTGATCTTATCGTACTGCCTGTACTGCGTATTAACGCCACCTACTATGGTTGGCGTATGGCTCTTTACCTACTAGGACTGATGTTCGTGGGTATTGTTTCGGTTTCGCTAATTCTGCACTATGCATTGGTTTTTATGGGGTTGTTGCCGGACTTCGCCAGTGCCACAGCGCCGGGGGATCGGGAGTTCTTTAAGGTTAATTACCAGCTTTTCCTTAACATTTTTTTCCTCATGTTGACGGCCGTTATGTTCTGGTTCTGGAAACTCTCCCTACAGGAGCACCATGATCATGGCCATGAAGATCACCACGACCACGGCGGAGCATCGTTGACCGACAAGGTGCTAAAAGTGCTAGTGGTGATCGCGGCTTTCTGGCTCCTAGGTGGGCTGGCCGTCTCCTTGCTGTAA
- a CDS encoding elongation factor P hydroxylase, translated as MPQNQYQTGSIVSDRQERWTLEDITALFDGIFAERYQTRLIRGGDEPLYRPANSETPYHQVIFARGYYASALHEISHWCIAGAQRRQQEDYGYWYCPDGRDAEQQKAFEQAEIAPQALESIFTRACGRVFHVSVDNLGGDIEVDIETFAMRVEARAQRYQHEGLPLRAEAFRHALEAYYQQGFSRQLAIAQGLHRLL; from the coding sequence ATGCCCCAAAATCAGTATCAAACGGGGTCAATTGTGAGTGACAGGCAGGAGCGGTGGACGCTCGAGGATATTACCGCGCTTTTTGACGGGATTTTTGCTGAGCGCTATCAAACCCGATTGATCCGGGGCGGGGATGAGCCTCTCTATCGGCCCGCTAATAGCGAAACGCCTTATCATCAGGTTATCTTCGCGCGGGGCTACTATGCCAGTGCGCTGCATGAAATCAGCCATTGGTGTATTGCGGGAGCACAGCGGCGCCAACAAGAGGATTACGGCTACTGGTACTGCCCTGATGGGCGCGATGCTGAACAGCAAAAAGCTTTTGAGCAGGCTGAGATTGCGCCACAGGCATTGGAGTCTATCTTCACCCGCGCCTGTGGTCGTGTGTTTCATGTCAGCGTGGATAATCTAGGCGGTGATATAGAGGTAGATATAGAGACCTTTGCGATGCGTGTAGAGGCCCGTGCCCAGCGCTACCAACACGAGGGTTTGCCTCTCCGCGCTGAAGCTTTTCGCCACGCCTTGGAGGCTTACTATCAACAAGGATTTTCCCGCCAGTTGGCTATCGCTCAAGGCCTACATAGGTTGTTGTAA
- a CDS encoding MATE family efflux transporter translates to MGGFTQQIKSVYWPETRTLMHLALPICGAQLAQAGMSVVDVMMTGRHNATSLAAVSVGSSLWMPLMLFMTGTLMGLTPIVAHLLGGQRHEAIRPAVHQALWVALLLGVTAAVLLWSAIMPIFELMSVPPAVASQSAAYLSAVAFGMPGIALFQALRAFSDGMNHTRPALWISLVGLSVNIPANYLLIYGGDGLVDLFGPWVPTSLQQLPALGAFGCGIATALSMWTMALAMAYYTRRGNTYKSVAIWHKLTPPQWLGIRELVVVGVPIGVAIFVEVTLFTLIALFIASFGEVTVGAHQIALSFTSILFMLPLSLSMALTVRVGNTLGQQRLALARKVAWNGIVISVIIAAINSLVLWVSAEPVIALYTSNSEIQALALSIIALAVIFQLSDSLQVNLAGALRGYKDTRIVMVITVLSYWIVGLGGGHWLGSYGVGDMVAPLGVHGYWIGLVAGLSTAALLLGWRLQRISLRG, encoded by the coding sequence GTGGGCGGCTTTACTCAGCAAATTAAATCGGTTTATTGGCCAGAAACACGAACGTTGATGCACTTGGCACTGCCTATTTGCGGTGCACAGTTGGCTCAGGCAGGGATGAGTGTCGTCGATGTCATGATGACCGGTCGGCATAACGCCACGTCCCTTGCCGCTGTGTCGGTGGGCTCGAGCCTGTGGATGCCACTCATGCTTTTTATGACGGGCACTTTAATGGGGCTGACTCCGATTGTGGCGCATTTGCTGGGAGGGCAGCGCCATGAGGCTATTCGTCCGGCCGTTCATCAGGCGCTTTGGGTCGCGCTGCTGCTAGGCGTTACCGCGGCGGTGCTGCTTTGGTCGGCCATCATGCCGATATTTGAATTGATGAGCGTGCCGCCAGCGGTCGCCAGCCAGTCTGCCGCCTATCTGTCAGCCGTCGCCTTTGGCATGCCGGGGATCGCCCTCTTTCAGGCGCTTAGAGCATTCTCCGATGGCATGAATCATACCCGTCCGGCGCTATGGATCAGCTTGGTTGGTTTAAGCGTGAATATTCCTGCCAACTACCTCTTGATCTACGGCGGCGATGGCTTGGTTGATCTATTTGGCCCCTGGGTTCCCACTAGTTTGCAACAGTTACCTGCCTTGGGCGCTTTTGGCTGTGGCATTGCGACGGCGCTCTCCATGTGGACGATGGCGCTGGCGATGGCCTACTACACGCGCAGGGGAAATACTTATAAAAGCGTTGCGATTTGGCACAAACTGACACCGCCCCAATGGCTAGGTATACGTGAATTAGTGGTGGTGGGCGTTCCCATTGGCGTGGCTATTTTTGTTGAAGTCACCCTGTTCACGCTGATTGCACTCTTCATTGCCAGCTTTGGTGAAGTCACGGTAGGTGCACACCAAATAGCGCTCAGCTTCACCTCCATTCTGTTTATGCTGCCCCTGTCGCTGAGCATGGCGCTAACCGTACGAGTCGGTAATACGCTAGGTCAGCAGCGCCTAGCACTAGCCCGCAAAGTCGCTTGGAATGGAATTGTCATAAGCGTCATCATTGCCGCTATTAACAGCCTCGTACTGTGGGTTAGCGCCGAACCGGTAATCGCACTTTACACCTCTAATAGTGAGATACAGGCGCTAGCGCTCTCGATCATTGCTTTAGCCGTTATTTTTCAGCTCTCAGACTCGTTACAGGTTAATTTAGCAGGGGCTTTACGCGGCTATAAAGATACCCGCATTGTGATGGTGATTACGGTGCTCTCCTACTGGATTGTAGGCTTGGGTGGCGGCCACTGGCTGGGCTCTTATGGAGTGGGTGATATGGTTGCCCCTCTAGGGGTTCATGGCTACTGGATTGGGTTGGTTGCAGGCTTGAGTACCGCAGCACTGCTACTTGGCTGGCGTTTACAGCGTATTAGCCTTCGGGGGTAA
- a CDS encoding DUF3080 family protein — protein sequence MAQWRNLSLAITLSTLLAGCGDNPAEQQWQRYHQQLADDLALSNIQRTDPGNIGDFPERSDRVIDIPETRDSLLNVYALRECQITSLVAARNNQLGRVAPPSQQWLYERTLWQRLSACLNSEVPEQLSDEDRTRLIRLTTTKTAQLPTVSWNAIFDSSEWVKSFSRASQPLSNVDETTITGQLEAIDYLQQMTDHQFDLDWQQDSSTLENHLKTLQQRPLTAEVLRALLLATQRLTEANALLARQSDTTRCLSRWESPSLERLANAAQQWLTAINRLIDAQQVSKPIAIQRYQKRWLSLDNDQAPWSQFLQALYEHQALRARFPTCSDN from the coding sequence ATGGCTCAATGGAGAAACCTTTCTCTAGCAATCACCCTAAGCACCCTACTGGCTGGCTGTGGGGATAACCCCGCTGAGCAGCAGTGGCAGCGTTATCATCAGCAACTCGCCGATGACCTTGCACTATCAAACATTCAAAGAACTGACCCGGGAAATATTGGCGACTTCCCTGAGCGCTCCGATCGGGTTATAGATATTCCCGAAACCCGGGACAGCCTGCTGAATGTATACGCGCTGCGCGAGTGCCAAATCACTTCGCTAGTCGCTGCACGAAACAATCAACTGGGGCGTGTAGCTCCACCTAGCCAACAGTGGTTATATGAGCGCACGCTATGGCAGCGACTTAGCGCCTGTTTAAATAGCGAGGTACCCGAACAGTTAAGCGATGAAGATAGAACGCGCCTAATTCGATTAACCACGACCAAAACGGCACAGTTACCCACGGTCAGCTGGAACGCTATTTTTGATTCCAGTGAGTGGGTTAAAAGCTTTTCACGAGCGAGCCAGCCTTTATCGAACGTCGATGAAACCACTATTACTGGTCAGCTTGAAGCGATTGATTACTTACAGCAAATGACGGATCACCAGTTTGATCTCGACTGGCAGCAGGACTCTTCTACCCTTGAAAACCATTTGAAAACCCTGCAACAGCGGCCATTGACTGCTGAGGTGTTGCGCGCCCTGCTACTCGCCACCCAACGCTTAACAGAAGCGAATGCATTGTTAGCTCGGCAGAGTGATACCACCCGTTGCTTAAGCCGTTGGGAATCGCCGTCGCTTGAACGCTTGGCAAACGCTGCCCAGCAGTGGCTAACGGCGATCAATCGCTTAATTGACGCACAGCAGGTAAGCAAGCCAATAGCGATTCAACGCTATCAGAAACGCTGGCTTTCGCTGGATAATGACCAAGCTCCCTGGAGCCAGTTTCTGCAAGCGCTCTATGAGCATCAAGCGCTGCGAGCTCGCTTTCCAACCTGCTCAGATAATTAA
- the tusA gene encoding sulfurtransferase TusA, translating into MADNTGTLPNVDAVLDTTGLYCPEPIMLMHNKVRDMRPGQVLKVIATDPATTRDVPKFCQFLGHELLEQDTASENNYLYFIRLA; encoded by the coding sequence ATGGCTGATAATACGGGTACGTTACCCAACGTTGATGCGGTATTGGACACCACAGGACTTTACTGCCCAGAGCCGATTATGCTGATGCATAACAAAGTGCGCGACATGAGGCCAGGCCAAGTGCTCAAAGTGATTGCCACTGACCCAGCCACCACGCGAGATGTCCCCAAGTTTTGTCAGTTCTTAGGGCACGAATTGCTTGAGCAGGACACCGCCTCTGAGAATAACTACCTCTACTTTATTCGTTTAGCATAA
- a CDS encoding antibiotic biosynthesis monooxygenase family protein: MIKVIIERRIMPGLEEEFEQAAREAMRVSLGVRGFISGETLVELGHTDRRLMITKWRDLRAWKEWHSSEARTMAMQRILPLLTEDETIRIYEPGY, encoded by the coding sequence ATGATTAAAGTTATCATCGAACGGCGAATTATGCCCGGTCTTGAAGAAGAATTTGAGCAAGCAGCGCGGGAGGCAATGCGCGTTTCTCTAGGCGTAAGGGGCTTTATCAGTGGTGAAACATTGGTAGAACTGGGTCATACCGATCGCCGACTGATGATTACCAAATGGCGTGACCTCCGCGCTTGGAAGGAGTGGCACTCAAGCGAAGCGCGGACAATGGCCATGCAGCGTATTTTACCGCTGTTAACCGAAGATGAAACTATCCGAATTTACGAGCCAGGCTATTGA
- the rlmM gene encoding 23S rRNA (cytidine(2498)-2'-O)-methyltransferase RlmM has translation MVSETVPTSWLVYCRPGFESDALAELQHHAALQGIPCESSHGEGWVSLTRVDGEAVNDLHRQAAFKKLIFARQSLAALPALTLSRDDRLTAILEQVKASRWSFEEIWHETPDTNDGKALAGLIKALTKPLESMLKKRGALRRSAGARRLHIFWTDGDQVQLAMSFPGNRSDLINGIRRLRFPSRAPSRSTLKLEEAWHEFIPRDEWDVRLAPHMQAADLGAAPGGWTWQLVQRGMYVYAIDNGPMESQLMKTGQIDHLKEDGFTWEPPQRLDWLVCDIVDKPVRVLAMVERWLIRKWCKEAIFNLKLPMKKRWDEVTRCLTALEESLEKAGVHANVSCRHLYHDREEVTVHVRLRD, from the coding sequence GTGGTGAGTGAAACGGTACCTACATCATGGTTAGTTTACTGCCGTCCTGGGTTTGAGAGTGATGCGCTTGCGGAACTGCAGCATCACGCAGCATTACAGGGCATCCCCTGTGAGTCATCTCATGGGGAAGGGTGGGTAAGCTTAACGCGTGTTGATGGCGAAGCGGTTAATGATTTGCACCGCCAGGCAGCGTTTAAAAAGCTGATTTTCGCACGCCAGAGCTTAGCGGCCTTGCCTGCGCTCACTCTTTCCCGTGACGACCGTCTTACCGCTATCTTGGAACAGGTTAAAGCCAGCCGTTGGAGCTTTGAAGAGATTTGGCATGAAACGCCGGATACCAACGATGGTAAAGCGCTGGCCGGGCTGATTAAGGCACTTACCAAGCCGTTGGAAAGTATGTTGAAAAAACGTGGTGCGTTAAGGCGCAGCGCGGGCGCACGACGTTTACATATTTTCTGGACTGACGGTGATCAAGTGCAGCTGGCGATGAGCTTCCCAGGCAACCGCAGCGATTTGATTAATGGTATTCGTCGGCTGCGCTTTCCCTCTCGTGCGCCTAGCCGCTCAACGCTGAAGTTGGAGGAGGCGTGGCACGAGTTTATTCCTAGGGATGAGTGGGATGTGCGGCTAGCACCGCATATGCAAGCAGCTGACTTAGGGGCCGCTCCAGGAGGTTGGACGTGGCAGTTGGTTCAGCGCGGCATGTACGTGTATGCCATCGATAATGGCCCAATGGAATCACAGTTGATGAAGACTGGGCAGATTGATCATCTCAAAGAGGATGGCTTTACCTGGGAGCCACCACAACGTCTAGACTGGCTGGTGTGCGATATTGTTGATAAACCAGTGAGAGTGCTAGCCATGGTGGAGCGATGGCTGATTCGTAAATGGTGCAAAGAGGCGATCTTTAACCTCAAGTTGCCCATGAAAAAGCGCTGGGATGAGGTAACTCGTTGTCTAACGGCGTTGGAAGAGTCGCTGGAAAAAGCGGGTGTGCATGCCAACGTATCATGCCGTCACCTCTATCACGATAGGGAAGAGGTAACGGTGCATGTGAGACTTAGGGATTAA